One Egicoccus halophilus genomic region harbors:
- a CDS encoding tyrosine recombinase XerC — MTTSADATGDDRAAPPAPTGPVACDAAGGPAPDAEADGPTLAPPWAAAVELLVEHLAFEQGRSDHTVDAYRRDALHLGRTCTGWGVVAPGEVELLTLRRYLAALADEGYARSTIARRASVVRRLFALLERRGIVDTDPAALLASPRQGRHLPRVLRVDEVDRLLDAPDPDTAVGRRDRALLELLYASGARIGEACGLDVGGVDLAQAQVRLFGKGAKERLTPLGRPAVEALRVYLDRARPELAGARTQDALLLNTRGDRLGTRDARTAVERAGRAAGVGHVTPHTLRHSFATHLLESGADIRVVQELLGHASLATTQRYTHLSRGRLREVHALAHPRARANRTRSTDS, encoded by the coding sequence ATGACGACCTCTGCGGACGCCACCGGTGACGACCGTGCCGCACCGCCCGCCCCCACCGGGCCCGTCGCGTGCGACGCGGCCGGCGGACCCGCGCCCGACGCCGAGGCCGATGGCCCGACGCTGGCGCCGCCGTGGGCAGCCGCCGTGGAGCTGTTGGTCGAGCACCTCGCCTTCGAGCAGGGTCGCAGCGACCACACCGTCGACGCCTACCGGCGCGATGCGCTGCACCTGGGTCGGACCTGCACCGGCTGGGGGGTCGTGGCGCCCGGCGAGGTGGAACTGCTGACGTTGCGGCGCTACCTCGCCGCACTGGCCGACGAGGGCTATGCCCGCTCGACCATCGCCCGGCGGGCGAGCGTGGTGCGTCGGCTGTTCGCACTGCTCGAACGCCGGGGCATCGTCGACACCGACCCCGCGGCGCTGCTCGCCTCGCCCCGCCAGGGCCGGCACCTGCCGCGGGTCCTGCGGGTCGACGAGGTCGACCGACTGCTCGACGCCCCCGACCCCGACACCGCGGTCGGCCGACGCGATCGCGCGCTGCTGGAACTGCTGTACGCCTCCGGTGCCCGGATCGGGGAAGCGTGCGGCCTCGACGTCGGCGGCGTCGACCTCGCGCAGGCACAGGTCCGACTGTTCGGCAAGGGCGCCAAGGAACGGCTCACGCCGCTCGGCCGCCCCGCCGTCGAGGCCCTGCGCGTCTACCTCGACCGGGCGCGGCCCGAGCTCGCCGGAGCCCGGACCCAGGACGCGCTGCTGCTCAACACCCGTGGCGACCGGCTCGGGACCCGTGACGCGCGCACCGCCGTGGAACGGGCGGGCCGGGCCGCGGGCGTCGGACACGTCACGCCGCACACGCTGCGGCACTCGTTCGCCACGCACCTGCTCGAGAGCGGTGCCGACATCCGGGTGGTCCAGGAGCTGCTCGGGCACGCCTCGCTGGCGACCACGCAGCGCTATACCCACCTCTCCCGCGGCCGACTGCGAGAGGTGCACGCCCTCGCCCATCCGCGTGCCCGGGCCAACCGGACCCGGTCGACCGACTCCTAG
- a CDS encoding S-layer homology domain-containing protein codes for MTRRLHPLFVLLATVLAVAVTTPVASAQTAPVPPPYDGVVSITFPVAGTVAFRDDYHDARGGGSRVHRATDLGGANAYGLPVHASMGGRVSWITGVNGAAPHATAGYAVTVTGDDGRRYSYMHLGRNDGPPTEAYAVGIAGGVRVERGQLLGYLGYSGNASPTWPHLHFEIEDPAVTDPYGSRRMNPYPSLLAAQQRGDLPLDGRRFLDVPPTAAHHDAILWTADARIAFGCTDRRFCPADRVTRGQLSSFLARALRLAPAAGPGPFSDVTATHTHAASIAALHAAGIAHGAADGTFGPDRPVTREQMASLLTAAAGIEPGPTAASTPFPDVPPGSKHAPAILALHARNIVHGDTDGSYRPSEPVSRAQMASFLQRTFS; via the coding sequence ATGACCCGCCGCCTCCACCCGCTGTTCGTCCTGCTCGCGACCGTGCTGGCCGTGGCCGTGACGACGCCCGTCGCCTCGGCGCAGACCGCGCCGGTCCCGCCGCCCTACGACGGCGTCGTGTCGATCACCTTCCCGGTGGCCGGAACCGTCGCCTTCCGCGACGACTACCACGACGCCCGTGGTGGCGGGAGCCGCGTGCACCGGGCCACCGACCTCGGCGGGGCCAACGCCTACGGGTTGCCCGTCCACGCGTCGATGGGCGGACGGGTGAGCTGGATCACCGGCGTCAACGGGGCCGCGCCGCACGCCACCGCCGGCTACGCCGTCACGGTCACCGGTGACGACGGACGCCGTTACAGCTACATGCACCTCGGACGCAACGACGGGCCGCCCACCGAGGCCTACGCCGTCGGCATCGCCGGCGGGGTGCGGGTGGAACGGGGGCAGCTGCTCGGCTACCTCGGCTACTCGGGCAACGCCTCGCCGACCTGGCCGCACCTGCACTTCGAGATCGAGGATCCCGCGGTCACCGATCCCTACGGCAGCCGGCGCATGAACCCGTACCCGAGCCTGCTCGCCGCCCAGCAGCGGGGGGATCTCCCGCTCGACGGACGCCGCTTCCTCGACGTCCCACCCACGGCCGCCCACCACGACGCGATCCTGTGGACGGCCGACGCACGCATCGCCTTCGGCTGCACGGACCGGCGCTTCTGCCCGGCCGACCGGGTCACCCGTGGGCAGCTTTCGTCGTTCCTGGCCCGCGCCCTGCGTCTGGCGCCGGCCGCCGGCCCCGGACCCTTCTCCGACGTCACGGCCACCCACACCCACGCGGCGTCGATCGCGGCCCTGCACGCGGCTGGCATCGCACACGGCGCCGCGGACGGCACCTTCGGCCCGGACCGGCCCGTGACCCGGGAACAGATGGCGTCGCTGCTGACCGCCGCCGCCGGCATCGAACCCGGTCCCACGGCCGCGAGCACGCCGTTCCCGGACGTCCCGCCGGGGTCGAAGCACGCGCCGGCGATCCTCGCGTTGCACGCCCGCAACATCGTGCACGGCGACACCGACGGCAGCTACCGGCCATCCGAGCCGGTCAGTCGCGCCCAGATGGCCAGCTTCCTGCAGCGCACGTTCTCCTGA